One part of the Myxococcales bacterium genome encodes these proteins:
- a CDS encoding PAS domain S-box protein — protein sequence MKPTAAILEQELKDARAREDEYRVRLARHRELSRKLRAQSDALRAALRTADEGPLDLDRLLEAVGRLSSQALGVPRTSVWLFDERHQNLVCRWQLPERDEGPRLAIAVASAPRYVNAIRGTGVNAVAVADVFADARTAELHDYLRRHDVGALLDIPIVGPGAVHGVVCHEHQGGTRDWHEAEIDFATDVGALVALLLEAERRRDAERMARGTEAKYQNLVEKLPVVVYSFDYNTAELDYLSPRMQDLAGHPPEHYLAANGVERWSATMAPEDRPLVQRRFSPRHGEVPEPELVYRINHPEKGRRWIRDTCALIRDARGKPFAVQGTLADITELRQAELWRAEAERRYQALLENVDVLGMVMAPDGRLQFVNDGFVRATGFSREEALGADAFTLLLPAESVASFRDPFVAALSQGQVQPRMEVQIRSAAGRLVRVLWTHTLLRDPDGEVSGVCSLGVDITLRVAEENAALEEQKMESLGRLAASVAHDFNNLLTVISAEVELLDPGAEATQARTQILEAVGQARSLTRALLAYARRETIAPTLVSVDELITNSAVLFERMVGRGVTLTLVAGAKGAEVVMDPSQLRQLIANLVVNAADATRGHGNQVRLSTAVVLMEADQARAKGLASEGDFVILRVADDGPGVTTEVADRIFDPFFTTKPDGTGLGLAMCDSIVRRAAGRIEVSNTPGQGAVFSVYLPIARWAESRKAQAPKVPPATALVPAGRRVVLVVEDVEPVRNLVVRILSEEGLDVLEAPDLATASQRLREQKIDLILADGRLPDGDGAAWAAACLSGGRVSGVVVMVSGPSIVSFAGPYAVLPKPFRLPALVETVKRVLA from the coding sequence ATGAAGCCGACGGCTGCGATTTTGGAGCAAGAGCTGAAGGACGCCCGGGCCCGGGAAGACGAGTACCGGGTGCGTCTGGCCCGCCATCGTGAACTGTCACGCAAGCTGCGCGCGCAGTCCGACGCTTTGCGGGCAGCGCTGCGAACCGCAGACGAAGGGCCGCTCGACCTCGACCGCCTGCTCGAGGCGGTGGGGCGGCTCTCGAGCCAAGCGCTGGGTGTGCCACGAACCAGTGTGTGGCTCTTCGACGAGCGGCACCAGAACCTGGTGTGCCGCTGGCAGCTGCCCGAGCGCGACGAAGGGCCCCGCCTCGCGATCGCCGTGGCCAGCGCCCCGCGCTACGTGAACGCGATCAGGGGCACGGGGGTGAACGCGGTGGCGGTGGCAGACGTCTTCGCCGATGCGCGGACCGCTGAGCTGCACGACTATCTTCGACGCCACGATGTGGGCGCCCTGCTCGACATCCCGATCGTGGGGCCGGGGGCCGTTCACGGCGTGGTCTGCCACGAACACCAGGGCGGGACGCGGGACTGGCACGAAGCGGAGATCGACTTTGCCACCGACGTGGGCGCTTTGGTTGCCCTGTTGCTCGAAGCCGAGCGGCGAAGAGACGCCGAACGGATGGCCCGCGGCACCGAGGCGAAGTACCAGAACCTGGTCGAAAAACTGCCGGTGGTGGTCTATTCGTTCGACTACAACACGGCAGAGCTCGATTACCTGAGCCCGCGCATGCAAGACCTTGCGGGGCATCCTCCCGAGCACTATCTGGCGGCAAACGGCGTGGAGCGCTGGAGCGCCACGATGGCCCCTGAAGATCGGCCCTTGGTGCAGCGTCGTTTTTCCCCGCGCCACGGCGAGGTGCCCGAACCCGAGCTGGTTTATCGCATCAACCACCCCGAAAAAGGGCGCCGCTGGATCCGGGATACCTGTGCTCTGATTCGGGACGCGCGGGGAAAGCCCTTTGCGGTCCAGGGAACCTTGGCCGACATCACCGAGCTACGGCAGGCCGAGCTGTGGCGAGCCGAGGCGGAGCGCCGGTACCAGGCGCTGCTCGAAAACGTCGACGTGCTGGGCATGGTGATGGCGCCCGATGGGCGCCTGCAGTTCGTGAACGACGGCTTCGTACGTGCCACTGGTTTTTCTCGTGAAGAGGCGCTGGGGGCGGATGCCTTTACGCTGCTCTTGCCTGCCGAAAGCGTTGCTTCGTTCCGCGACCCCTTCGTCGCGGCGTTGTCACAGGGGCAGGTGCAACCCCGCATGGAGGTGCAGATCCGGAGCGCGGCGGGGCGCCTCGTGCGGGTGCTGTGGACCCATACCCTGCTGCGCGACCCCGATGGTGAGGTGAGCGGGGTCTGTAGCTTGGGGGTGGACATCACCTTGCGCGTGGCCGAAGAAAACGCGGCCCTGGAAGAGCAGAAGATGGAGAGCCTCGGGCGCCTGGCTGCGAGCGTGGCGCACGACTTCAACAACCTCCTCACGGTCATCAGCGCGGAGGTCGAATTGCTCGACCCAGGGGCGGAGGCCACGCAGGCCCGGACGCAGATCCTCGAGGCGGTGGGGCAGGCGCGTTCGCTGACGCGTGCGCTGCTGGCGTATGCCCGTCGAGAGACGATCGCGCCCACGCTCGTGAGCGTGGATGAGCTCATCACGAACAGCGCGGTTTTGTTCGAGCGTATGGTGGGCCGCGGCGTGACCTTGACCCTGGTGGCGGGGGCGAAGGGGGCCGAGGTGGTGATGGATCCGTCGCAGCTTCGTCAGCTCATCGCAAACCTGGTGGTGAACGCGGCTGACGCCACCCGGGGCCATGGCAATCAGGTTCGTCTTTCCACCGCCGTGGTCTTGATGGAAGCCGATCAGGCCCGCGCGAAGGGGCTCGCGTCCGAAGGCGACTTCGTCATCTTGCGCGTGGCTGACGATGGGCCCGGCGTCACCACGGAGGTCGCCGACAGGATCTTCGATCCCTTCTTCACGACCAAGCCCGACGGTACGGGGTTGGGCTTGGCGATGTGTGATTCGATCGTGCGGCGGGCGGCAGGACGTATCGAGGTCAGCAATACGCCGGGTCAGGGGGCGGTCTTTTCGGTGTACCTGCCCATCGCGCGGTGGGCTGAGTCCCGCAAGGCGCAGGCTCCCAAGGTCCCTCCCGCGACGGCCCTGGTCCCGGCGGGAAGGCGCGTCGTGCTGGTGGTCGAGGACGTGGAGCCGGTGCGCAATCTCGTGGTGAGGATTCTGTCTGAAGAGGGACTCGACGTGCTCGAGGCGCCCGATCTCGCCACCGCGAGCCAGCGGCTGCGCGAGCAGAAAATCGACCTCATCCTGGCCGACGGGCGTTTGCCGGACGGCGACGGCGCGGCGTGGGCGGCGGCGTGCCTTTCCGGAGGCCGCGTGAGCGGCGTGGTGGTCATGGTGAGTGGCCCCTCGATCGTGAGCTTCGCTGGGCCCTACGCCGTGTTGCCCAAGCCGTTCCGCCTCCCTGCGCTCGTCGAGACCGTCAAGCGCGTTCTGGCGTAA
- a CDS encoding protein kinase: MDREKSSQVVRLGDDAELSSSPQPCVARGEPALLAGDMVANKYEVLRLVAVGGMGAVYAVRHLDLGKDVALKIMGAGSGHKAHDVERFRREAKAAARMSSERIVRVYDVDRTAEGLSYLVMDLLDGQPLSRALEQGLVFSELRAASYVMQLCEALEEAHRHGVIHRDVKPANLMACGETFGPPGSGQESAPVRLKLLDFGAAKFKDEGGTPPPEAPSEPGSFSGAQGMVNGGFTVFNDAMVPGTPAYMSPEQYMRPSEVTAAADIWAAGIVLFELVRGRPPFEARDVGALAEAIVLDPPPLHEIADTKLRAVIARCLEKEPGARFSSATELRGALAALWEETREPAAPTPTPIEVPVKLGTKGRGRRRALVAALVTAVGATAFWLASRAPVSSPTATVELRPEPPAASPALRAEEAPRAVDPATEAASSSEDVAAAEEPLAPGSIPTAEGVRPAPKTLVKEGRTRGSEDTRASQRQGPSPLPLF; the protein is encoded by the coding sequence GGTGGCCAACAAGTACGAGGTCTTGCGCCTCGTGGCGGTGGGCGGCATGGGAGCCGTCTACGCCGTTCGTCACTTGGATCTCGGAAAAGACGTCGCGCTCAAAATCATGGGGGCGGGCAGTGGCCACAAGGCCCATGATGTCGAGCGTTTTCGGCGCGAGGCCAAGGCCGCCGCGCGCATGTCCTCGGAGCGCATCGTGCGCGTGTACGACGTCGACCGTACTGCCGAAGGCCTCTCGTACCTCGTGATGGACCTCTTGGACGGGCAGCCGCTGTCGCGGGCGCTCGAGCAAGGCCTCGTCTTTTCCGAGCTGCGCGCCGCTTCCTACGTGATGCAGCTGTGCGAAGCCCTCGAAGAAGCGCATCGGCACGGCGTCATCCATCGCGACGTCAAGCCCGCGAACCTCATGGCCTGCGGGGAAACCTTCGGCCCTCCTGGGTCGGGGCAGGAGTCCGCGCCGGTGCGTCTCAAGCTGCTCGACTTCGGCGCGGCGAAGTTCAAGGACGAGGGTGGCACCCCGCCGCCCGAGGCCCCCTCCGAACCCGGGTCTTTCTCCGGTGCGCAGGGGATGGTCAACGGAGGCTTCACCGTATTCAACGACGCCATGGTCCCGGGAACGCCCGCGTACATGTCACCCGAACAGTACATGCGCCCTTCCGAGGTGACGGCCGCTGCCGACATTTGGGCTGCGGGGATCGTCCTCTTCGAGCTGGTCAGGGGCCGCCCACCTTTCGAGGCCCGCGACGTGGGAGCGCTGGCCGAGGCGATCGTGCTCGACCCACCTCCGCTTCACGAGATCGCCGACACGAAGCTGCGGGCGGTGATCGCACGCTGCCTGGAAAAAGAGCCAGGTGCTCGCTTCTCATCGGCCACGGAGCTACGCGGAGCGCTGGCCGCCCTGTGGGAAGAGACCCGTGAGCCCGCCGCACCCACGCCCACGCCCATCGAAGTCCCCGTGAAGCTCGGGACGAAGGGCCGTGGCCGGCGGCGGGCTCTCGTCGCGGCCCTGGTCACCGCGGTGGGTGCGACAGCCTTTTGGCTGGCGTCGCGTGCCCCCGTTTCTTCGCCCACCGCCACCGTCGAACTGCGGCCGGAGCCTCCCGCAGCGTCTCCCGCGCTGCGTGCGGAAGAAGCGCCCCGCGCGGTGGACCCTGCCACGGAAGCGGCATCTTCCTCCGAAGACGTGGCCGCTGCGGAGGAGCCCCTGGCACCAGGCTCAATCCCAACCGCCGAAGGCGTGCGCCCGGCGCCGAAGACGCTGGTGAAGGAGGGCCGCACCCGCGGGTCCGAGGACACGCGCGCTTCCCAGAGGCAAGGGCCGAGCCCCCTGCCCTTGTTCTAA
- a CDS encoding peptidylprolyl isomerase, giving the protein MKVAAQKVVTITYTLKDEKGEVLDTSEGREPMAYLHGAANIVPGLEAALEGKEAGESLEVTLPPEQGYGVRDEQAIRNVATRKLSPDRKVAVGERYRVSTPEGGRIVTVLSVKGDYATIDANHPLAGITLHFAVSVVDVRDASAEEVAHGHVHTPGAHHH; this is encoded by the coding sequence ATGAAGGTTGCCGCCCAGAAGGTCGTTACGATCACCTACACACTGAAGGACGAAAAGGGCGAGGTGCTCGACACCTCCGAGGGGCGGGAGCCCATGGCCTACCTGCACGGGGCCGCCAACATCGTGCCCGGGCTGGAAGCCGCGCTCGAGGGCAAGGAAGCGGGCGAGAGCCTGGAGGTCACGTTGCCGCCCGAGCAGGGCTACGGCGTGCGCGACGAACAGGCCATCCGGAACGTGGCCACCCGAAAGTTGTCTCCCGACCGCAAGGTGGCGGTGGGCGAGCGCTACCGGGTCTCGACGCCCGAGGGGGGCCGCATCGTGACCGTGCTCTCCGTCAAAGGCGACTACGCCACCATCGATGCCAACCATCCGCTTGCGGGGATCACCCTGCATTTTGCGGTGTCGGTGGTCGACGTGCGAGACGCCAGCGCCGAGGAAGTTGCCCACGGCCACGTGCACACGCCCGGCGCACATCACCACTAA